Proteins from a single region of Pseudomonas sp. BSw22131:
- a CDS encoding carbohydrate porin, protein MFTHPPRRPSSSRLPCPAPNIRSVLALTLCGLATCTHAADAFDSDSQWMLGDWNGKRTALSQQGYDFKLDSVIEIGSNLHGGYNHDTTTRYSDQYALGAHLDLQKILGWHDAEFQLTLSNRNGDNISNDRVSDPRVGTISSSQEVWGRGSITRLTQLWYQQKFLDQALSVKIGRFNEGEDFNTFPCDFQNLAFCGSQVGNWGGGVWYNWPVSQWAMRVKYPLNPELFVQIGAFEQNPSNLENDNGFKLSGSGTQGAILPVEVVWSPKVNSLPGQYRLGYYYSTADSTDVYKDSNGGYAALTGEDYRGSSSKHGMWLTLRQQVTSESSDNSRGLSLFANGTLHDKKTNMIDNYVALGATYEGPFDARPADDIGLAVSRIHVNPAWRKNVSLQNQAAGISDYNDPAFIPLQDTEYNAELYYGVHVANWLTVRPNLQFIRHPGGENQVDDALVAGLKIQSSF, encoded by the coding sequence ATGTTCACTCATCCGCCGCGCCGTCCATCAAGTTCCCGCCTGCCCTGCCCTGCGCCCAACATCAGGAGCGTCCTCGCTCTGACGCTATGCGGGCTGGCGACCTGTACCCACGCTGCCGACGCATTCGACAGCGACTCGCAATGGATGCTGGGCGACTGGAACGGCAAGCGCACGGCGCTATCGCAACAAGGTTATGACTTCAAGCTCGATTCAGTCATCGAAATAGGCTCCAACCTGCACGGCGGCTATAACCACGACACCACGACCCGCTACAGCGATCAATACGCGCTCGGCGCGCACCTGGACTTGCAGAAGATTCTCGGCTGGCACGACGCCGAGTTCCAGCTGACCCTCAGTAACCGCAATGGCGACAACATCAGCAACGACCGCGTGTCCGATCCGCGCGTCGGCACGATTTCGTCTTCGCAGGAAGTATGGGGCCGGGGCAGCATCACGCGCCTGACGCAGCTGTGGTATCAGCAGAAATTCCTGGATCAAGCGCTCAGCGTGAAGATCGGGCGCTTCAACGAAGGCGAAGACTTCAACACCTTCCCCTGCGACTTCCAGAACCTGGCGTTCTGCGGCTCGCAGGTCGGCAACTGGGGCGGTGGCGTCTGGTACAACTGGCCTGTGAGCCAATGGGCCATGCGCGTTAAATACCCGCTCAACCCGGAGCTGTTCGTGCAGATCGGCGCGTTCGAGCAAAACCCGTCAAACCTCGAAAACGACAACGGCTTCAAGTTGAGCGGCAGCGGCACCCAGGGTGCCATCCTGCCGGTCGAAGTGGTCTGGTCGCCGAAGGTCAATAGCCTGCCCGGTCAATACCGCCTCGGTTATTACTACAGCACCGCCGACAGCACCGACGTCTATAAAGACAGCAACGGTGGCTACGCGGCGCTGACCGGCGAAGACTATCGCGGCTCGTCCAGCAAGCACGGCATGTGGCTGACCCTGCGCCAGCAAGTGACGAGTGAGTCCAGCGACAACAGCCGTGGCCTGAGCCTGTTCGCCAACGGTACGTTGCACGACAAGAAAACCAACATGATCGACAACTACGTCGCCTTGGGCGCTACCTACGAAGGCCCGTTCGACGCACGTCCTGCAGACGATATCGGACTGGCGGTCAGTCGCATTCATGTCAACCCGGCCTGGCGCAAAAACGTCAGCCTGCAGAACCAGGCAGCGGGCATTTCGGACTACAACGATCCCGCCTTCATCCCATTGCAAGACACCGAATACAACGCCGAGCTGTACTACGGCGTGCACGTGGCCAACTGGCTGACGGTGCGCCCGAACCTGCAATTCATTCGCCATCCCGGTGGGGAAAATCAGGTCGATGACGCGTTGGTGGCCGGTCTGAAGATTCAATCTTCATTCTGA
- a CDS encoding glucose/quinate/shikimate family membrane-bound PQQ-dependent dehydrogenase encodes MSTQGAFGKGRLLPSLLGLVILIMGLALLAGGIKLLTLGGSLYYLLAGIGFAITGVLLIQGRRSALGLFALVLFASTVWALWEVGLDWWQLVPRLALWFVLGIVMLLPWFRRPVLRGQPGGVPTVALSIAVVLAGLTALASQFTNPGEIKGQLDRDDAGVAYDPQPMPDGDWQAYGRSEHGNRYSPLAQITPQNVGKLQEAWRIRTGDLPSAEDPVELTNENTPLKVNGMIYACTPHSKVLALDPDTGKTIWSYDPQISKEGAKNFTGWAHMTCRGVSYYDEDAYAKSDVGAPAAARSAAGNAIATSCPRRLYLPTADARLIALNADTGKVCEDFANKGAVDLRANIGPFTAGGYYSTSPAAITRNLIIIGGHVTDNESTNEPSGVIRAYDVHDGTLVWNWDPNHPDATAPIAADQFYSRNAPNMWSLASVDEKLGLVFLPLGNQMPDQYGADRTPGAEKFSAGLVALEVNTGKVRWNYQFTHHDLWDMDVPSQPTLVNLKTKDGVKPAVIQPTKQGSLYVLDRRDGTPIVPIHEVPAPTGAAKGDHTAPTQARSELNMLPPELTEKAMWGASPFDQMLCRIQFKELRYEGQYTPPSEQGSLIYPGNVGVFNWGAVSVDPVRQLMFTSPNYMAFVSKLVPRAEVDANSKRESETSGVQPNTGAPYAVIMHPLVSQIGLPCQAPSWGNVAAVDLTTNQVIWKHKNGTSRDNTPVPIGLPVGVPSMGGSMVTAGGVGFLAGTLDQYLRAYDVKNGKELFAGRLPAGGQATPMTYTGKDGKQYVLIVAGGHGSLGTRMGDYIIAYKLPD; translated from the coding sequence ATGAGCACTCAAGGTGCTTTCGGTAAGGGCCGCCTGCTGCCGAGCCTGCTCGGGCTGGTAATTCTGATCATGGGCCTGGCCTTGCTGGCCGGGGGCATAAAACTGCTGACACTGGGGGGCTCGTTGTACTACCTGCTCGCAGGTATCGGCTTTGCCATCACAGGCGTGCTGCTGATCCAGGGCCGTCGCTCGGCGCTTGGGCTGTTCGCGCTGGTGCTGTTCGCCAGTACGGTGTGGGCGCTGTGGGAAGTCGGCCTGGACTGGTGGCAGTTGGTGCCGCGTCTTGCGCTGTGGTTCGTGCTCGGTATCGTCATGCTGTTGCCATGGTTCCGCCGCCCGGTGCTGCGTGGCCAGCCTGGCGGCGTGCCCACCGTTGCGCTGAGTATCGCCGTGGTGCTGGCCGGCTTGACCGCACTGGCGAGCCAGTTCACCAACCCCGGTGAAATCAAAGGTCAGCTTGACCGTGATGATGCCGGCGTAGCTTACGATCCGCAGCCGATGCCTGACGGTGACTGGCAAGCGTATGGCCGTTCCGAACACGGTAATCGCTACTCGCCGCTTGCGCAGATCACGCCGCAAAACGTCGGCAAGCTGCAGGAAGCCTGGCGTATTCGGACCGGCGATCTGCCGAGCGCTGAAGACCCGGTCGAGCTGACCAACGAAAACACACCGCTCAAAGTCAACGGCATGATCTATGCCTGCACACCGCACAGCAAAGTGTTGGCGCTGGACCCTGATACCGGCAAGACGATCTGGAGCTACGACCCGCAGATCTCCAAGGAAGGCGCGAAGAACTTCACCGGCTGGGCGCACATGACCTGCCGTGGCGTTTCCTATTACGACGAAGACGCGTACGCCAAGTCCGACGTCGGCGCGCCTGCCGCAGCACGTTCCGCTGCCGGCAACGCCATCGCCACCTCGTGCCCGCGTCGTCTGTACCTGCCAACGGCCGATGCTCGTCTGATCGCGCTGAATGCCGACACCGGCAAGGTCTGTGAAGACTTCGCCAATAAAGGTGCCGTCGACCTGCGCGCCAACATCGGTCCGTTTACGGCAGGGGGTTACTACTCCACCTCGCCAGCGGCGATCACGCGCAATCTGATCATCATCGGCGGTCACGTTACCGATAACGAATCCACTAACGAGCCTTCTGGCGTGATTCGCGCCTACGACGTGCACGATGGCACCCTGGTCTGGAACTGGGACCCGAACCATCCTGATGCCACGGCACCGATTGCCGCCGACCAGTTCTACTCGCGTAACGCCCCGAACATGTGGTCGCTGGCCAGCGTGGACGAAAAACTCGGCCTGGTGTTCCTGCCTTTGGGCAACCAGATGCCCGACCAGTACGGCGCGGACCGCACCCCTGGCGCCGAGAAGTTCAGCGCAGGCCTCGTCGCGCTGGAGGTCAACACCGGCAAAGTGCGCTGGAACTACCAGTTCACTCACCACGACCTGTGGGACATGGACGTGCCGAGCCAGCCAACCCTGGTCAACCTGAAAACCAAGGACGGCGTGAAGCCGGCCGTGATTCAGCCGACCAAGCAAGGCAGCCTGTACGTGCTGGACCGCCGCGATGGCACGCCTATCGTTCCGATCCACGAAGTCCCTGCGCCCACAGGCGCGGCCAAAGGCGACCACACCGCGCCGACCCAGGCACGTTCCGAGCTGAACATGCTGCCACCGGAACTGACTGAAAAAGCCATGTGGGGCGCCAGTCCGTTCGACCAGATGCTATGCCGCATCCAGTTCAAGGAGCTGCGTTACGAAGGTCAGTACACACCTCCGTCCGAACAGGGCAGCCTGATCTATCCGGGTAACGTGGGCGTCTTCAACTGGGGCGCCGTGTCGGTCGACCCAGTGCGTCAGCTGATGTTCACCAGCCCGAACTACATGGCCTTCGTCTCCAAACTGGTGCCTCGCGCCGAAGTCGACGCGAACAGCAAGCGCGAAAGCGAAACCAGCGGCGTGCAGCCAAATACTGGTGCGCCGTACGCGGTCATCATGCACCCGTTGGTCTCGCAGATCGGGCTGCCATGCCAGGCGCCATCGTGGGGTAACGTCGCCGCCGTCGACCTGACCACCAATCAAGTGATCTGGAAGCACAAGAACGGCACCAGCCGTGACAACACGCCCGTCCCTATCGGCCTGCCAGTCGGCGTGCCGAGCATGGGCGGTTCGATGGTGACCGCTGGCGGCGTCGGCTTCCTGGCCGGTACGCTGGACCAGTACCTGCGCGCCTATGACGTCAAGAACGGCAAAGAGCTGTTCGCCGGGCGTCTGCCAGCGGGTGGTCAGGCCACGCCAATGACCTACACCGGCAAAGACGGCAAGCAATATGTGCTGATCGTGGCGGGTGGTCACGGCTCGTTGGGCACGCGCATGGGTGATTACATCATTGCCTACAAACTGCCGGACTGA
- a CDS encoding type VI secretion system Vgr family protein, translating into MDLDALFAPQHQRLIKFVSPLRGHETLLLDAFTGHEGLSRLFSYELELISRHALIELKSLTGAPAQIQLALADGGVRFIDGYITRFSLEGSDGGLARYHATLSPWLWQLGNRQDSRIFQEQTVEEIICAVFAVYGAIPRFEFRLFAPLKTRSYVTQYFETDLHFVLRLLENEGLFFFFEHTAQGHTLVIMDRSSQLDTLTGHSQIRYHSASVTETADVVTHWSAHRVQQSGRMSAQTFDYKQPQNALPASMQSLNEQGTAPRHEIYEFTLPCSHRHHDEGEALLRNRIEAYEAQGKLFKGASNCRGMQAGYTFELTQHFDHDLGSVEDRQFLLLTVEHSGRNNYGSTELAHYSNRFTCIRRKIPFKPVLTVARPDMAGPLTAIVVGPEGEEVFTDELGRIRVRFHWQRSEDAGDGTARQDTQDTAWLRVAMPSAGAGFGHQFLPRIGQEVMVQYMAGDVDRPVVTAVLYNGTHSTPSFSASPGLPGNKALSGIKTQEHKGRGYNELLLDDTTGAPKARLATTHHATALNLGRLTGPRQNGRAKPLGNGAELRTDAAIALRAAQGLLLTANARHRAEDDQLERAALSELLTQCANLFTALGQTATARGAAAVDPAGIEGLRQALKQWPAPDSQTEGEPVVAITGEAGLISATPGSQAHYAGANHDTTAQDHLHLTSGGATHLHAGKGLSAFAQEDGISAIANRGKVLVQAQEDDLVLNALNNVQVSASQGEVLITAPTIRLVADDGSYIKIGGGIEIGTSGKATIFASDHDCVPAKTDSAGVPVFGRDKASQRAVFHYGGHGEESPALATGHRYQMKLEDGTLLNGVTDSAGATQVVEKALMEKLHVFALREGAEPDTGAKDEGVVIE; encoded by the coding sequence ATGGATCTGGACGCATTGTTTGCCCCGCAACATCAACGATTGATCAAGTTTGTCTCACCGCTACGAGGTCATGAGACGCTTTTGCTGGACGCCTTTACGGGTCATGAAGGGCTGTCCCGACTCTTCAGCTACGAGCTTGAACTGATTTCGCGGCACGCCCTTATCGAACTGAAATCGCTGACAGGCGCCCCTGCGCAAATACAGCTCGCACTGGCAGATGGCGGCGTGCGGTTTATCGATGGGTACATTACCCGGTTCAGTCTGGAGGGCAGCGACGGCGGGCTGGCGCGGTATCACGCTACGTTGAGCCCGTGGTTGTGGCAGCTCGGCAACCGGCAGGATTCACGCATTTTCCAGGAGCAGACGGTTGAAGAAATCATCTGCGCGGTATTTGCCGTTTACGGGGCGATACCACGCTTCGAGTTCAGACTGTTTGCCCCACTCAAGACCCGAAGTTACGTCACTCAGTACTTTGAAACTGATTTGCACTTTGTCTTGCGGCTGCTGGAAAACGAAGGATTGTTCTTCTTTTTTGAGCACACCGCGCAGGGCCACACCCTTGTCATCATGGACCGCTCCAGCCAGCTGGACACGCTGACCGGGCACTCACAGATTCGCTATCACAGCGCATCTGTCACCGAGACTGCCGACGTCGTCACGCACTGGAGCGCACACCGGGTGCAGCAATCCGGACGGATGAGTGCGCAAACGTTCGATTACAAGCAACCGCAGAACGCGCTGCCGGCCAGCATGCAGAGCCTCAACGAACAAGGTACCGCCCCAAGGCATGAGATCTATGAGTTCACGCTGCCATGCTCACATCGTCACCACGACGAGGGTGAAGCGCTGTTGCGTAACCGGATCGAAGCGTATGAGGCGCAGGGCAAGCTGTTCAAAGGTGCGAGCAATTGCCGTGGCATGCAGGCGGGTTACACCTTTGAGCTGACGCAGCATTTCGATCATGACCTGGGCTCGGTTGAGGACCGCCAGTTTTTGCTGCTCACCGTCGAGCATTCGGGCCGCAATAATTACGGCTCGACCGAGCTCGCCCACTACAGCAATCGCTTTACCTGCATTCGTCGCAAAATCCCCTTCAAACCCGTCCTGACGGTGGCGCGGCCCGACATGGCGGGGCCACTGACTGCCATCGTGGTCGGACCTGAAGGTGAGGAGGTGTTTACCGATGAGCTGGGGCGCATCAGGGTGCGCTTTCACTGGCAGCGAAGCGAAGACGCTGGCGATGGAACTGCTCGCCAGGACACGCAAGACACCGCGTGGCTGCGCGTCGCAATGCCCAGCGCAGGCGCTGGTTTTGGTCATCAGTTTTTGCCGCGTATCGGCCAGGAAGTCATGGTCCAGTACATGGCTGGCGACGTTGATCGGCCCGTCGTGACGGCTGTCTTGTACAACGGCACGCACTCGACACCCAGCTTCAGCGCCTCGCCCGGATTACCCGGCAATAAAGCGTTGTCCGGTATCAAGACCCAGGAACACAAAGGACGCGGCTACAACGAGCTGCTGCTCGACGACACCACCGGAGCGCCGAAGGCCCGGCTGGCCACCACGCACCACGCCACAGCACTGAACCTGGGGAGGCTGACCGGACCGCGCCAGAACGGTCGCGCCAAACCATTGGGCAACGGCGCCGAATTGCGCACCGACGCCGCCATTGCACTGCGTGCTGCACAAGGCCTGCTGCTGACTGCCAACGCCAGACACCGTGCAGAGGATGATCAACTCGAACGAGCCGCACTGTCGGAGTTGCTCACGCAATGCGCCAACCTGTTCACCGCACTGGGCCAGACGGCGACCGCACGCGGGGCTGCTGCTGTCGACCCTGCGGGCATCGAGGGCCTTCGCCAGGCGCTAAAACAATGGCCGGCGCCGGACAGCCAGACGGAGGGTGAGCCGGTGGTTGCCATCACCGGCGAAGCCGGACTGATCAGCGCCACGCCCGGCTCGCAGGCCCACTACGCCGGGGCCAATCACGACACCACCGCGCAAGACCATCTGCATCTCACCAGCGGCGGGGCCACGCACCTTCACGCCGGCAAAGGCCTCTCGGCCTTTGCTCAGGAGGACGGCATCAGCGCCATCGCCAATCGCGGCAAGGTGCTGGTGCAGGCTCAGGAAGACGACCTGGTGCTCAACGCACTGAACAATGTGCAGGTTTCGGCAAGTCAGGGAGAGGTCCTCATCACCGCCCCCACCATTCGCCTCGTCGCCGACGACGGCAGCTACATCAAGATTGGTGGCGGCATCGAAATCGGCACTTCGGGCAAGGCAACGATATTTGCCAGCGATCACGACTGCGTGCCCGCAAAAACAGACAGTGCCGGGGTCCCGGTGTTTGGGCGAGATAAAGCGAGTCAGCGCGCGGTTTTCCACTATGGCGGTCACGGGGAGGAAAGCCCTGCATTGGCCACCGGTCACCGCTACCAAATGAAGCTGGAAGACGGAACATTGCTGAACGGCGTGACCGACAGCGCAGGGGCAACCCAAGTGGTTGAAAAGGCGCTGATGGAGAAACTTCACGTGTTCGCACTGCGTGAGGGTGCCGAACCGGATACCGGTGCCAAAGACGAAGGAGTCGTCATCGAATGA
- a CDS encoding T6SS effector phospholipase Tle3 domain-containing protein has translation MNTANPGVVAEHTTRLIPNRPGDVLVEVPRDLPGVVIFLHGVNDPGAAYESVEKGLCHGLNERLDRSDLLAGAYGAEFLTANALPVEDLMDDQRVVVDDPDTYLYKRSAPADKDRSVFIPFYWGYRAAPDEIKRDRNGEPTKLRTQYQDRFKNRLDRHFAKGGGFFANATNNLPEMYGPGFDKWVRHPANLALSNPLYMGKSPHRRYFVLAAHRLAMLISEIRRVSPNETVTVMGHSQGTLITLLAQALLVDRGERCADCAIMVASPYSLLPDKTPEHSKTLDTLVNIVEAVTAAPHPQPPLDAIAAGQPGYGGRTGAKWSPEQGQRLGLDQSTVVFPERDNRGKVYLYFSHDDTTVALRDVSGIGTYGVPDALPDSTPAMNRLKALRFHQRLWSKRERDARPVLVGAEPGQIEIRTDEERRSAGHNAAVSWVTEAEMKKGDLRLINAEALTPSHAPQMFGGEALVGTPDEPGKDRPDAVAQNTALGNSRGSFEWIYVDKRSQKVHLDAARSEWNKGKEPDDQTRMLRQIPIQGMSGKGRDDYYLIEREETPNEIRKRMAVDKKEWDINSYHSAILRSPENHRWVTAMDVAIGQAKCLDDRDMREVLIAIADWRMDKGRYLKKITRLPGWKRLSAEAKTLVTANFLYYDKGVFPSESLVPLSPPTLVHYQRKEGTG, from the coding sequence ATGAACACTGCAAACCCAGGCGTTGTTGCCGAACACACCACACGTCTTATTCCCAATCGTCCGGGCGATGTTCTAGTCGAAGTCCCACGTGACCTGCCCGGCGTCGTGATTTTCCTGCATGGCGTAAACGATCCCGGTGCAGCCTATGAGTCTGTGGAAAAGGGGTTGTGCCATGGCTTGAATGAGCGGCTGGATCGGTCTGACTTGTTGGCGGGGGCATATGGTGCAGAGTTCCTGACGGCAAACGCACTCCCCGTCGAGGACTTGATGGATGACCAACGTGTAGTTGTCGACGATCCCGATACCTATCTCTACAAGCGCAGCGCTCCGGCCGATAAAGACCGCAGCGTGTTCATCCCTTTCTATTGGGGCTATCGCGCTGCGCCGGATGAAATAAAGCGCGACCGCAACGGTGAGCCCACCAAGTTGCGCACGCAGTATCAGGACAGGTTCAAAAACCGCCTGGACCGTCACTTTGCAAAAGGCGGAGGGTTCTTCGCCAATGCCACCAACAATCTGCCCGAGATGTACGGGCCGGGTTTTGATAAGTGGGTGAGGCATCCCGCCAACCTGGCTTTGTCCAACCCGCTGTACATGGGCAAAAGCCCGCATCGCCGTTACTTCGTGCTGGCTGCACATCGCCTGGCGATGCTGATCAGTGAGATTCGCCGGGTATCGCCGAATGAAACGGTCACCGTCATGGGGCACAGCCAGGGCACGCTGATCACCTTGCTGGCCCAGGCATTGTTGGTTGATCGCGGGGAGCGCTGCGCCGACTGCGCAATCATGGTCGCCTCGCCGTACTCCTTGTTACCGGACAAAACCCCCGAGCATTCAAAGACACTCGACACGCTCGTCAACATCGTCGAGGCCGTGACGGCAGCGCCACACCCGCAGCCTCCTCTTGATGCCATTGCCGCCGGGCAACCCGGCTATGGCGGAAGAACCGGCGCCAAATGGTCACCGGAGCAGGGTCAACGCCTGGGGCTGGATCAATCCACCGTCGTGTTTCCCGAGCGCGACAATCGCGGCAAGGTTTATCTGTACTTCAGCCACGACGACACCACGGTTGCATTGCGCGACGTCAGCGGCATCGGCACTTATGGCGTGCCGGATGCACTGCCCGACAGCACGCCTGCCATGAACCGCCTGAAAGCGCTGCGCTTTCACCAGCGACTGTGGAGCAAGCGCGAGCGCGATGCTCGACCCGTACTTGTAGGTGCCGAGCCTGGGCAGATCGAGATACGCACGGATGAAGAGCGGCGCAGCGCCGGACACAACGCAGCGGTGTCGTGGGTGACCGAGGCTGAAATGAAAAAGGGCGATCTGCGTTTGATCAATGCCGAAGCTCTGACGCCCAGCCATGCGCCGCAGATGTTCGGTGGAGAGGCCTTGGTTGGCACCCCGGATGAGCCAGGCAAAGACCGTCCAGACGCCGTTGCGCAAAACACCGCCCTGGGTAACTCACGTGGCAGTTTTGAGTGGATCTACGTCGACAAGCGCAGCCAGAAGGTGCATCTGGACGCCGCCCGGAGTGAATGGAACAAAGGGAAAGAGCCTGACGATCAGACGCGGATGCTGCGTCAGATACCGATACAAGGCATGAGCGGCAAGGGACGAGACGACTATTACCTGATCGAACGTGAGGAAACGCCCAACGAAATCCGCAAGCGAATGGCGGTCGATAAGAAGGAATGGGACATCAACAGCTATCACTCGGCGATCTTGCGCAGCCCGGAGAACCATCGCTGGGTGACGGCGATGGACGTGGCGATCGGACAGGCCAAGTGCCTGGATGATCGGGATATGCGGGAAGTGTTGATTGCGATAGCGGATTGGCGAATGGATAAAGGGCGTTACTTAAAGAAGATTACGAGACTGCCTGGCTGGAAAAGACTCAGCGCGGAAGCAAAGACGTTAGTTACAGCGAATTTTCTGTACTACGACAAAGGAGTTTTTCCGTCAGAAAGCTTAGTGCCGCTGAGCCCCCCTACCTTGGTGCATTACCAGCGAAAGGAGGGCACAGGCTGA
- a CDS encoding type VI lipase adapter Tla3 domain-containing protein produces the protein MNTSKSSRPKLEVYLWIMVLLIGVWLGLVWHLYEQANAAGEGITGMAKGTGQGIAGIITAVMLVFSGHWSAIAMAQSKLDKQVQLENKTRYFAEQQDREQRTYALEIRAAGLAVDGWHQSNIWKKIKLRNSNFTSIYSQDPKAYPATADSRYNRTSANITAAATHSARDAVAYWPMPTFALGPESQPGEDIAATDILGARNAATLGVNLFLWQASEDTTHAQHIIERVFQFFAENAEVPEALILTSDGDVSRAGNRMPGTPDLSDGLYVPTVYASMTGLLLARTDRVDRYLRPFAVREEEDNQNKSTDLGKLWFFYWKHEQKFDSVYVAAKKAEGIEFPVAPVMSSAYWHAQLPELWKTTTHRGPGYFQPTKWLPIRWAQHQIDEFDEAPTLGYLHRPIKVSMNDEQGNPLKPAMRAKALQAAWMQALQTLPNGEKPVRVFYDSTHNPEGEVTLTQALLALNVDGTGLNLSNVNEGYDIGRRLGNTGVSGALVEINLATIASYLDGGVSAVVYPGADGSATIQMIRPPSDAMKARNAETRWADPFKFGAPGAGS, from the coding sequence ATGAACACCTCGAAAAGTTCGCGTCCCAAGTTGGAAGTTTACCTCTGGATAATGGTGCTCCTGATCGGCGTCTGGCTGGGACTTGTATGGCACCTCTATGAACAGGCAAACGCCGCGGGCGAAGGGATAACAGGCATGGCAAAGGGAACTGGACAAGGGATCGCAGGGATTATTACTGCCGTGATGTTGGTGTTTAGCGGGCACTGGTCAGCCATCGCAATGGCGCAGAGCAAACTGGACAAGCAGGTACAACTGGAAAACAAGACGCGCTATTTTGCGGAACAACAAGACCGTGAGCAGCGTACTTATGCGTTGGAGATCAGAGCGGCGGGATTGGCTGTCGACGGCTGGCATCAATCGAATATATGGAAAAAGATAAAACTCAGAAACAGCAACTTCACTTCCATCTACTCTCAAGATCCGAAGGCTTACCCTGCGACCGCAGACAGCCGCTACAACAGGACCAGCGCGAATATAACAGCGGCTGCGACTCACTCTGCTAGAGACGCGGTCGCTTACTGGCCGATGCCAACATTTGCGTTAGGCCCGGAGAGTCAACCGGGAGAGGACATTGCAGCTACCGATATCCTCGGCGCACGCAACGCCGCAACTCTGGGCGTCAACTTGTTCCTCTGGCAAGCATCTGAAGACACCACCCACGCGCAACACATCATTGAACGTGTGTTCCAGTTTTTTGCAGAGAACGCAGAAGTCCCCGAGGCTCTGATTTTAACGTCCGACGGAGATGTCTCCCGCGCCGGTAACAGAATGCCTGGTACTCCTGACTTATCTGATGGCCTGTACGTCCCAACCGTCTACGCCAGCATGACCGGTTTACTGCTTGCCCGAACTGACCGCGTGGATCGCTACCTGCGCCCATTTGCGGTTCGAGAAGAAGAGGACAACCAAAACAAGTCCACCGACCTGGGCAAGTTATGGTTTTTCTACTGGAAGCATGAGCAGAAATTCGATTCGGTTTACGTAGCGGCAAAAAAGGCAGAAGGAATCGAATTTCCCGTCGCTCCCGTCATGTCCAGCGCCTACTGGCACGCCCAACTGCCCGAACTCTGGAAGACCACCACCCACCGTGGGCCCGGTTACTTCCAGCCCACCAAATGGCTGCCCATCCGCTGGGCACAGCATCAGATCGACGAGTTCGACGAAGCGCCAACCCTGGGCTATCTGCATCGCCCGATCAAAGTCTCGATGAATGACGAACAAGGCAATCCACTCAAACCCGCGATGCGTGCCAAAGCCCTGCAAGCCGCTTGGATGCAGGCGCTTCAAACCTTGCCCAATGGGGAAAAACCGGTGCGGGTGTTTTACGACAGCACTCACAATCCGGAAGGTGAAGTCACCCTGACTCAGGCGCTGCTGGCACTGAATGTCGATGGCACAGGCCTAAACCTGAGCAATGTCAACGAAGGCTATGACATCGGTCGCCGTCTGGGTAACACCGGTGTCAGTGGCGCATTGGTTGAAATCAATCTCGCGACCATCGCCAGCTACCTGGACGGTGGTGTCAGCGCCGTGGTCTACCCCGGCGCCGATGGCAGCGCGACCATCCAGATGATCCGCCCGCCCAGCGATGCCATGAAAGCCAGAAACGCAGAAACCCGCTGGGCCGACCCCTTCAAGTTTGGCGCACCGGGGGCGGGCTCATGA